One Streptomyces fagopyri DNA window includes the following coding sequences:
- a CDS encoding SDR family oxidoreductase — MNAKQTKIAVVTGAGSGIGRAVAVELLRAGWSVALAGRRTGPLEETAALVPRAPSAAVRADVARPEDVTALFASVRERFGRLDLLFNNAGTFGPGGVPVEELPYEAWRHVVDTNLNGAFLCAQAAFRQMKEQDPQGGRIINNGSISAHAPRPRSIAYTATKHAVTGLTKSLSLDGRAYRIACGQIDIGNAETDMTSGMRTGTPQANGDLAVEPVMDAADVARTVRHMAELPLEANVQFATVMATAMPYVGRG; from the coding sequence ATGAATGCCAAGCAGACGAAGATCGCGGTAGTGACCGGGGCGGGCTCCGGCATCGGCCGCGCGGTGGCCGTCGAACTGCTGCGCGCCGGCTGGTCGGTGGCGCTGGCCGGACGCCGGACCGGGCCCCTGGAGGAGACGGCGGCCCTCGTCCCCCGGGCACCTTCCGCGGCCGTACGGGCGGACGTCGCCCGCCCCGAGGACGTGACCGCCCTCTTCGCCTCCGTGCGCGAGCGCTTCGGACGGCTCGACCTGCTCTTCAACAACGCCGGAACGTTCGGCCCGGGGGGCGTACCCGTCGAGGAACTTCCCTACGAGGCGTGGCGGCACGTCGTGGACACCAACCTCAACGGGGCGTTCCTGTGCGCGCAGGCCGCGTTCCGGCAGATGAAGGAACAGGACCCGCAGGGCGGCCGGATCATCAACAACGGCTCGATCTCGGCGCACGCGCCGCGTCCGCGGTCGATCGCGTACACCGCGACCAAGCACGCGGTGACGGGCCTGACCAAGTCGCTGTCCCTGGACGGGCGCGCGTACCGGATCGCGTGCGGCCAGATCGACATCGGCAACGCGGAGACCGACATGACCTCCGGAATGCGCACGGGAACGCCGCAGGCGAACGGGGACCTCGCGGTCGAGCCGGTGATGGACGCGGCGGACGTGGCCCGCACCGTGCGGCACATGGCGGAGCTGCCGCTGGAGGCGAACGTGCAGTTCGCGACGGTGATGGCCACCGCGATGCCCTACGTGGGGCGCGGTTAG
- a CDS encoding Gfo/Idh/MocA family protein, with protein sequence MTGEHERVRWGILATGGIAAAFTADLVDMPDAEVVAVASRTDASAKAFAERFGIPRAYGDWASLAADEDVDVVYVATPHSAHRQAAGMCLEAGRHVLCEKALTLNVREAEELVELARRHDRFLMEAMWMYCNPLIRRLKGLVDDGVIGEIRSVQADFGINGPFPPSHRLRDPAQGGGALLDLGVYPVSFAHLLLGEPAGITARAVLSDEGVDLQTGAVLTWESGALASVHCSINGSTPVMASVTGSQGRIEIPGGFFFPERFVLHRDGRDAEEFPADPAHGPRNSLKHEAAEVMRALRAGEKESPLVPLDGSLAVMRTLDAVREQIGVRYPDETD encoded by the coding sequence ATGACGGGCGAGCACGAGCGGGTGCGGTGGGGGATTCTGGCGACCGGTGGGATCGCCGCGGCGTTCACGGCGGATCTGGTGGACATGCCGGACGCGGAGGTGGTGGCCGTGGCCTCGCGGACCGACGCCTCGGCGAAGGCGTTCGCCGAGCGGTTCGGGATCCCCCGGGCCTACGGGGACTGGGCGTCGCTCGCCGCCGACGAGGACGTCGACGTCGTGTACGTGGCGACTCCGCACTCGGCGCACCGGCAGGCGGCCGGGATGTGTCTGGAGGCCGGGCGTCATGTGCTGTGCGAGAAGGCGCTGACGCTGAACGTGCGGGAGGCAGAGGAACTGGTCGAGCTCGCCCGCCGGCACGACCGCTTCCTGATGGAAGCCATGTGGATGTACTGCAACCCGCTGATCCGCCGGCTCAAGGGGCTCGTGGACGACGGTGTGATCGGTGAGATCCGCAGCGTGCAGGCCGACTTCGGGATCAACGGCCCGTTCCCGCCCTCGCACCGGCTGCGCGACCCCGCGCAGGGCGGCGGCGCGCTGCTCGACCTCGGTGTCTACCCGGTGTCGTTCGCGCATCTGCTGCTCGGGGAGCCCGCGGGCATCACGGCGAGAGCGGTGCTCTCCGACGAGGGCGTCGATCTCCAGACCGGAGCGGTGCTCACCTGGGAGAGCGGTGCTCTCGCTTCGGTGCACTGCTCCATCAACGGCAGCACCCCCGTCATGGCCTCCGTCACCGGCTCACAGGGCCGCATCGAGATCCCCGGCGGTTTCTTCTTCCCGGAACGGTTCGTGCTGCACCGCGACGGGCGCGACGCGGAGGAGTTCCCGGCCGACCCGGCGCACGGCCCGCGCAACAGCCTCAAGCACGAGGCCGCCGAGGTGATGCGCGCGCTGCGGGCCGGCGAGAAGGAGTCCCCGCTCGTCCCCCTCGACGGCAGCCTCGCCGTGATGCGCACGCTCGACGCGGTACGCGAGCAGATCGGCGTCCGCTACCCCGACGAGACGGACTGA
- a CDS encoding multidrug effflux MFS transporter — protein MPERGRTTRDEEGPQGRIPNTVVAGTSAAFAEPAPAVVHPRATPAAENPGPRDAGPKDAEPRDTGALRRTGVLVTLILGGLTATPPLAMDMYLPSLPEVTRSLHAPAATVQLTLTACLAGMAFGQLVVGPMSDKWGRRRPLLAGLLVYVLATALCAVAPDVELLVAFRLAQGLAGAAGIVIARAVVRDLYDGVAMARFFSTLMLVSGVAPVVAPLIGGQILRATDWRGVFVVLTAVGIGLTALVWTRLPETLAPADRHAGGVGEALRSMRALLADRIFTGYMLAGGFAFAALFAYISASPFVIQEIYGASPQTFSLLFGVNSVGLVVVGQINGKLLVGRVSLDKVLALGLTLIALGAGALLLMSSGALGEVGLAPVAAALFVLMSAMGLALPNTQALALMRVRHAAGSASALLGTSSFLIGAIASPLVGMAGEHTAVPMAVVQLAAVLVAVACFMALCRPWRAGRTADGKAAES, from the coding sequence ATGCCCGAGCGCGGGCGCACCACGAGGGACGAGGAAGGTCCGCAGGGGCGGATACCGAACACCGTCGTCGCCGGCACCTCGGCGGCCTTCGCCGAACCGGCGCCCGCCGTCGTACACCCCAGGGCCACGCCCGCGGCGGAGAACCCCGGCCCCCGGGACGCCGGTCCGAAGGACGCCGAACCGCGCGACACCGGAGCGCTCCGCCGTACGGGAGTGCTCGTCACCCTGATCCTCGGCGGGCTCACCGCGACACCCCCGCTGGCGATGGACATGTACCTCCCGTCGCTGCCGGAGGTCACCCGCTCCCTGCACGCCCCGGCCGCGACCGTCCAGCTCACGCTGACCGCGTGCCTCGCGGGAATGGCGTTCGGCCAGCTCGTCGTGGGACCGATGAGCGACAAGTGGGGGCGGCGAAGGCCGCTGCTCGCCGGACTGCTCGTCTACGTCCTCGCCACCGCCCTGTGCGCCGTCGCGCCCGACGTCGAACTCCTCGTCGCCTTCCGGCTGGCGCAGGGCCTCGCGGGAGCGGCCGGCATCGTGATCGCCAGAGCTGTTGTCCGTGATCTGTACGACGGCGTGGCGATGGCCCGCTTCTTCTCCACCCTGATGCTGGTCTCCGGCGTCGCCCCGGTCGTCGCACCCCTCATCGGCGGGCAGATCCTGCGCGCCACCGACTGGCGCGGCGTCTTCGTCGTCCTCACCGCCGTCGGCATCGGACTCACCGCGCTCGTCTGGACGAGGCTCCCCGAGACCCTCGCGCCCGCCGACCGGCACGCCGGCGGCGTCGGCGAAGCCCTCCGCTCCATGCGCGCCTTGCTCGCCGACCGGATCTTCACCGGCTACATGCTGGCGGGCGGCTTCGCCTTCGCCGCGCTCTTCGCGTACATCTCGGCCTCGCCGTTCGTGATCCAGGAGATCTACGGCGCGTCCCCGCAGACGTTCAGCCTGCTCTTCGGCGTCAACTCGGTCGGCCTGGTGGTCGTCGGCCAGATCAACGGGAAGCTCCTCGTCGGGCGGGTCAGCCTCGACAAGGTCCTCGCCCTGGGCCTCACCCTCATCGCCCTCGGCGCCGGCGCGCTGCTCCTGATGTCCTCCGGCGCCCTCGGCGAGGTCGGGCTGGCGCCGGTGGCCGCCGCCCTGTTCGTCCTGATGTCCGCGATGGGCCTCGCGCTGCCCAACACCCAGGCGCTCGCCCTGATGCGCGTACGGCACGCGGCCGGCTCCGCCTCCGCGCTGCTGGGCACCTCCTCCTTCCTCATCGGGGCGATCGCCTCGCCGCTGGTCGGCATGGCGGGGGAGCACACCGCCGTTCCGATGGCCGTCGTCCAACTGGCGGCGGTACTGGTGGCCGTCGCCTGCTTCATGGCACTGTGCCGTCCCTGGCGGGCGGGACGCACCGCGGACGGAAAGGCGGCGGAGAGCTGA
- a CDS encoding serine hydrolase domain-containing protein encodes MAGGTHRGRKGGGELSAPRLRVDTPERAGLDPAELRHLVRDVRALTRGPHPWAAGVVVVAGRGPVIAVEEAAGWAVRYASYDEKTDTGVELPPTQRLPMTVRTPFDLASLTKLFTAVAAVQQLERGTLGIDARVGAYLPEFRAAGAHDITVRQLLTHTSGLRPELPLYACPDDEARLALLRAEEPSSEPGEYLYSDLNLLLLQHVLERITGRSLDVLVRDGITRPLGMTATRFGPCPDAAATEDQRRPWAKADRGMLRGVVHDENAWALGGVAGHAGLFSTARDLAVFCRTLLAGGSYGPARILGPDFVELMLTPPGLGFAIGQSWFMGTLAEAGAAGHTGFTGTSLVLDPATDTFVVLLGNTVHPRRRPVRNAPRVEVATRMARAVRDA; translated from the coding sequence CTGGCGGGCGGGACGCACCGCGGACGGAAAGGCGGCGGAGAGCTGAGCGCACCGAGACTGCGCGTCGACACACCGGAGCGGGCCGGGCTCGATCCGGCCGAACTGCGCCACCTCGTCCGCGACGTCCGCGCCCTCACCCGCGGACCGCACCCCTGGGCGGCCGGCGTCGTCGTGGTCGCCGGGCGCGGCCCGGTCATCGCCGTCGAGGAGGCGGCGGGCTGGGCGGTGCGCTACGCGTCGTACGACGAGAAGACCGACACCGGGGTCGAACTGCCGCCCACCCAGCGGCTTCCGATGACCGTGCGCACCCCCTTCGATCTGGCCTCCCTCACCAAACTGTTCACGGCGGTCGCCGCGGTGCAGCAGCTGGAGCGCGGCACGCTCGGCATCGACGCGCGCGTGGGGGCGTATCTTCCGGAGTTCCGCGCGGCCGGCGCGCACGACATCACCGTGCGGCAACTGCTCACGCACACCTCCGGACTGCGGCCCGAACTCCCGCTGTACGCATGCCCGGACGACGAGGCGCGGCTCGCGCTGCTCAGGGCGGAGGAGCCCTCGTCCGAGCCGGGGGAGTACCTGTACTCGGACCTGAACCTGCTCCTCCTCCAGCACGTCCTGGAACGCATCACCGGCCGCTCCCTCGACGTCCTCGTCCGGGACGGGATCACCCGGCCGCTGGGGATGACGGCCACCCGCTTCGGGCCGTGCCCGGACGCGGCGGCGACCGAGGACCAGCGGCGGCCGTGGGCCAAGGCGGACCGCGGGATGCTGCGGGGCGTGGTGCACGACGAGAACGCGTGGGCGCTCGGCGGGGTGGCGGGGCACGCGGGTCTCTTCTCCACCGCCCGCGACCTCGCCGTCTTCTGCCGCACGCTTCTCGCGGGCGGTTCCTACGGGCCCGCGCGCATCCTGGGTCCCGACTTCGTCGAACTGATGCTCACCCCGCCCGGTCTCGGCTTCGCCATCGGCCAGTCGTGGTTCATGGGAACCCTGGCGGAGGCCGGCGCGGCGGGACACACGGGTTTCACGGGGACGTCGCTGGTGCTGGATCCGGCGACGGACACGTTTGTCGTGCTGCTGGGGAACACGGTGCATCCTCGGCGGCGGCCGGTGCGGAACGCGCCGCGGGTGGAGGTGGCTACGCGGATGGCTCGGGCGGTACGGGACGCTTGA
- a CDS encoding small ribosomal subunit Rsm22 family protein has translation MNAPAPPADTLRTALAGLLDGLPPKTAAQAVERLIANYRGTTPTHAPILRDRSDVVAYAAYRMPATFEAVRGALEAFADAVPEWTPASHVDVGGGTGAATWAVNATWPGARPVTVLDWAEPALALGREIAATNPELTPAEWQRARIGAALTLESTDLVTVSYVLGELTAADRAWVVSAAAVAAQAVVIIEPGTPDGYARVIEARDRLVGAGFHVAAPCPHSAACPIVPGEDWCHFSARVSRSSLHRQVKGGSLAYEDEKFSYVAATRLPADPAASRVVRRPQIRKGQVLLDLCGPDESLHRETVTKRHGPLYRAARDADWGDAWPPPAEED, from the coding sequence GTGAACGCCCCCGCACCCCCCGCCGACACCCTGCGCACCGCCCTCGCGGGCCTGCTCGACGGGCTGCCCCCGAAGACAGCCGCCCAGGCCGTCGAGCGGCTGATCGCGAACTACCGGGGCACCACCCCGACCCACGCACCGATCCTCCGCGACCGCTCGGACGTCGTCGCGTACGCCGCCTACCGGATGCCGGCGACGTTCGAGGCGGTGCGCGGCGCGCTGGAGGCGTTCGCCGACGCGGTGCCGGAGTGGACGCCGGCGAGCCATGTGGACGTCGGCGGTGGCACGGGCGCCGCGACCTGGGCGGTGAACGCGACCTGGCCGGGCGCCCGCCCCGTGACCGTGCTCGACTGGGCCGAACCCGCGCTCGCCCTCGGCCGCGAGATCGCCGCCACGAACCCGGAGCTGACGCCCGCGGAGTGGCAGCGCGCACGCATCGGAGCGGCGCTCACCCTGGAGAGCACCGATCTCGTGACCGTGTCCTACGTCCTCGGCGAACTCACCGCCGCCGACCGCGCCTGGGTCGTGTCGGCCGCGGCCGTCGCCGCGCAGGCCGTAGTGATCATCGAGCCGGGCACGCCCGACGGGTACGCCCGGGTGATCGAGGCCCGCGACCGTCTGGTCGGCGCCGGGTTCCACGTCGCCGCGCCCTGTCCGCACAGCGCGGCCTGCCCCATCGTGCCCGGCGAGGACTGGTGCCACTTCTCCGCCCGGGTCAGCCGCTCCTCCCTCCACCGGCAGGTCAAGGGCGGCTCCCTGGCGTACGAGGACGAGAAGTTCAGCTACGTCGCCGCCACCCGCCTCCCGGCGGACCCGGCCGCCTCCCGCGTGGTGCGCAGACCGCAGATCCGCAAGGGACAGGTACTGCTCGACCTGTGCGGTCCGGACGAGTCCCTGCACCGCGAGACCGTGACCAAGCGCCACGGACCGCTCTACCGGGCGGCCCGCGACGCGGACTGGGGCGACGCCTGGCCGCCTCCGGCCGAGGAGGACTGA
- the ddaH gene encoding dimethylargininase, protein MGIICPAAREEPSLHPLRSATPRRYLMCPPEHFGVTYTINPWMDPAKPVDVALAVAQWEDLRDRYRSLGHTVEVLVPRPGLPDMVFAANGATVVDGRVLGARFAHREREAEAAVHLEWFRAHGFPYVREPVHINEGEGDFAVTASYLLAGRGFRASPLSHGEAQEYFGRPVLGLDLVDPRYYHLDTALTVLDDTTDEIMYYPPAFSPGSREVLRRLFPDALTATGEAAAAFGLNGVSDGLHVLLPQAAAGLFEPLRDRGFEPIGIDLSELLKGGGSVKCCTQELRC, encoded by the coding sequence ATGGGCATCATCTGCCCCGCGGCACGTGAGGAGCCCTCCTTGCACCCTCTGCGCAGCGCCACACCCCGGCGCTATCTGATGTGCCCGCCCGAGCACTTCGGTGTCACCTACACCATCAACCCCTGGATGGACCCGGCCAAACCGGTCGACGTGGCGCTCGCCGTCGCCCAGTGGGAGGATCTGCGGGACCGCTACCGCTCGCTGGGCCACACGGTCGAGGTGCTCGTCCCGCGCCCCGGCCTGCCGGACATGGTGTTCGCCGCGAACGGGGCGACGGTCGTGGACGGTCGCGTGCTCGGCGCGCGGTTCGCGCACCGGGAGCGCGAGGCGGAGGCGGCGGTCCACCTGGAGTGGTTCCGCGCCCACGGGTTCCCCTACGTCCGCGAGCCGGTGCACATCAACGAGGGCGAGGGCGACTTCGCGGTCACCGCCTCGTACCTGCTCGCCGGGCGCGGTTTCCGGGCGAGCCCGCTCTCGCACGGCGAGGCCCAGGAGTACTTCGGCCGCCCGGTGCTCGGGCTCGACCTGGTCGATCCCCGCTACTACCACCTGGACACGGCCCTCACCGTCCTCGACGACACGACGGACGAGATCATGTACTACCCGCCCGCGTTCTCCCCCGGCAGCCGCGAGGTGCTGCGCCGGCTGTTCCCCGACGCGTTGACCGCCACCGGCGAGGCCGCCGCCGCGTTCGGCCTGAACGGGGTCTCGGACGGCCTGCACGTGCTGCTGCCGCAGGCCGCGGCCGGGCTCTTCGAGCCGCTCCGCGACCGGGGGTTCGAGCCCATCGGCATCGATCTGAGCGAACTGCTCAAGGGCGGCGGCAGCGTGAAGTGCTGCACGCAGGAACTGAGGTGCTGA
- a CDS encoding TetR/AcrR family transcriptional regulator, translating to MAPTSPPPPEPSRPSPRPSPPPAPQAAPPAAKSAPDSSRRSEKSRRAIFDAALALVGEVGYPRTTIEGVAARAGVGKQTIYRWWPSKAAVLLDAFMDLAERAAREAGQESYEIPDTGDLAADLKQVLRATVDELLNPAFEIPSRALAAEGLVNEPLGAEFVTKLLEPQLQLYVKRLRSAQDGGELRPDLDPRIALELFVSPLAQRWLQRTGPISYAYTDTLVDYALYGLAPRG from the coding sequence ATGGCCCCGACGTCGCCCCCGCCTCCCGAGCCTTCCCGGCCCTCCCCCCGACCGTCCCCTCCGCCCGCCCCACAAGCCGCCCCGCCCGCCGCCAAGTCCGCCCCCGACTCCTCCCGCCGCAGCGAGAAGTCCCGGCGCGCGATCTTCGACGCGGCCCTCGCCCTCGTCGGCGAGGTCGGCTACCCCCGGACCACGATCGAGGGTGTCGCCGCCCGCGCCGGGGTCGGCAAGCAGACGATCTACCGGTGGTGGCCCTCGAAGGCCGCGGTCCTCCTGGACGCCTTCATGGACCTCGCGGAACGGGCCGCCCGGGAGGCGGGACAGGAGTCGTACGAGATCCCGGACACCGGCGACCTGGCCGCCGACCTCAAACAGGTCCTGCGCGCCACCGTCGACGAACTGCTGAACCCCGCGTTCGAGATCCCCTCGCGCGCCCTGGCCGCCGAGGGCCTGGTGAACGAACCGCTCGGCGCCGAATTCGTCACGAAACTCCTCGAACCCCAGCTCCAGCTGTACGTGAAGCGGCTCAGGTCCGCCCAGGACGGGGGCGAACTGCGGCCCGACCTCGACCCGCGGATCGCTCTGGAGCTCTTCGTCTCCCCGCTGGCCCAGCGCTGGCTCCAGCGCACCGGCCCGATCTCGTACGCGTACACGGACACCTTGGTCGACTACGCCCTGTACGGGCTCGCTCCCCGGGGATGA